CACGGACGGCCCCGAGACCGAAGATTTCGATCACAACAATGAAATTCGCCTGCACGGAAACGAGGTTCTCAACGCCTTCTGGGATATCGATTTCAGTACGCGCTACACCGACAAGCTGACGGCTTTCTGGAGCGCATACGCCGATGATTTTCGCACGTTGGCAAAGAGCAACTTCCTCAGCCGGGCGGTGCAGGCACTCGATCTCAAGCAACTGACTGGCAGCGATTTCCAGTGGATCGTCGGTGCGGTCATTGGGCCAATCACCTGGCCGGTGACCCTGGCGATGCTGCAATCCAGCCACGCTGTGAGCAGTGAGGTGCGCGCTTTCGACATCGATGGCCATGTGGCCACCAACCTTCTTCGCTTTGTCGATCCGATGGGCCAACAGATCGTCTATCTGCCGGGTGACACCACGGCGTTCGTCGTGAAGCAAACCTCGGCGGACGAGCATTGGTGGGTGCTAGAGCAGATGAATAACGACACTCGCCGACAGGGCTTCCTCAGTCACTTTCCACTGGCCGAACGTCAGCAAATGACCGAGAACATCACCGAACTGATGAACCGGCTGGTGAGCACCTGGGGCCACGCCGATCATCATCTGATCAATCGACACAACCTCGCACTCAGTGATGATGCGTTCAGTGTGTTACGCGATGCGACACGCAGCGCGATGTTTGCCGAAGCCAGCCTGAGCCTGACGTCCAATGGCGATCTGCGCAAAAAACTGTGGATCGGGTATCTGAGCGCCGGCCTCAAGGTGTTTGGCCCGATGGCCGCTGCAGGGTGGCCGATCGCGCTGCCAGTGATTGGCGCCAGCATTGCGAGCATGGGGCTGAACATCGATCAGGCGGTCAACGGCAAAACCACCAGCGAACGCAAGGCCGGGGTGCTTGGTGCCGTACTCAGCGGCATTGACGCGTTGTTCAACATTCCTTTTCTCAAGGGCACCGGCTCGGCATTGGAGGTTGGCGCTCAGGTGGACGCGGCCGAGGCGGCAGAAATGGCCGACCTTAACGAGTCGGCCTCAGCATGGAAGCCACCGGCTCCGCTCATGGATGAGCCGCAGAGCAGCATTGCCGATGAGCCGCCAGTTACCGCCCCGACCATTGAGCCAGCATGGTTGCCCCCGACTGATAGCGCTGCACCGCCGCCCGTTCCTGACAAATACATATGCAACGAATTGCTCGAAGGCTTGGACGTGCAAAGTGATCCAGGACAGTTTCAGGGTATCTTTCGACTTGATACCGATCCGCCTTTCGCCATTCTGATGAATGACAATCCGTACTACGTGCGCTTTTTCGGCGACTCAAACGAAGGCGGCTATTGGGCCATCATCGATCCCGACCGACCCAATCAGTTCGTTCATTCATTGCCGGTTCGACTGAATGCCGCTGGCGAATGGGAGCGGATGCAGTCTCTGCGCCTCAGAGGCGGCGGCCAATGCATGGGCAAACCGTGCGCCCCCGATATCGCGCTCGACACCGTAGAACCGATCGCGTCGGAGGCGTCAGTTCAACCAGAGGTGGATTCATCCACTGAGGTATCACGCCCCCTGCGCATCGTGAACTCTGCCTACGATATCGAACCGACGGTACGCCGCTCGATAAAAGGCTGGGCACTGAACCTGAACGAAACCCACGCCCACCTGATACCCAACGCCGATGGCAGTTTAAGCATGGGTGACCCCTTTGAACGGTACGCGCTCGGCAAGCGCAAACTGCTGCAGGCGGGCGCGCGAAAATTTTTCAGCAATCTGCCATGGATCACCCAGCCTCCCCGCCCGCCAATGCCTGTCATCAGCGCGCAGATGTCGATTTCCGATCTTGTGGATCGCATCTTTGAATCCGCATCGGGGCTGGTGGTGGGGGAAACCCTGGACCGCATTGCCAGCATGCGCTTCATGATTGAAAACATGCCGGCGCTGGCAAGGCACGCAAAAACCCTTTACTTGCGCGGCGTGCTCAGTGACTTCGCTCAAGTGGACCTGAACCGCTACGTCACCACCGGCACGATGTCAGCTGACCTGCAGACCTACCTGACCAGCCTGGGCACCGATCCGGCGGGGCGATTCAATGTGCTGGAGCTGGTCAAGGCGGCCAAGGCGAATGGCGTTCGCATCCAGGGCATCGACTGCGCAGCAAGCTACAAGATGAAGACCCCTCTCTCGCCCTATGACGAGCAAATGATCGGCACCTATCTGGCGAGCGACTTCATGACAGGCGACACCTACCTCAACAGCCCAAAAAAATGGGTCGTGCTGATCGGCGTACAAAACACCAACACACTCAGAGGACTGGCCGGTATCAGCGAAATCAAGTCCGGCATCGGTTTGCGGATCGAGGAAGTCGGGGTGGGAAATGCCATGGAAGTCGACATCGATCCGGGTATCGAAGTGCGTCGAGGGTCATTTTCAAATGGCGCTGCGGCCCAAACCAACGATGTGCTTCGCGCTGACATTCGCCTGCGAATACCGGCCGAACCGGTGAACTGGAATGAGGACACGCTGGAGAATCTGTTGCACAGGCGTGGCATGTTCATGTTCAGAAAAACCGGAGAAGACTACGCCGTACTGCACCGTAGCAAGCAAGGCATGCTCGTGAGTACGCCTGTGGCACGTCTGGCCGACGGTAGCGTTTCCCTCCACCGCCCTGAATGGCCACAAGTGAACGATGTCCGGTTCACCCATATCGAGCAACTGTCGCAACGCCTGACCGAAATGGGCCTGACATTGCAAAGCCGTCTCCCGGACTGACAGCGTGCCGCCCCTCCTGGCCTGGGCCAGGAGGGGCGGCCACTTGATGCAAGCATTCGAGCGCAGTGCAATCATTCCATCCGTCAGCCTTGCGATAAGCAATACATATGTAATGCATCGCACCTGAGCAGTTCGGCCATGCTTGATCTTCGTTTCCCCCCATGGATGGAGAAGTGCATGAACGCCCCCGAACGCCGCCTGCTGCCGAACGCAGCAGACAAGGCCAGCCTCAAGGCAATCGCAACAACACTCGTAAAAGCTTGTCCCAGCCTGTTGGATGCGGCCCGCCAGGTCGCACTACAACTGCTTATCGATAAAGGACTTTCGGGCATCGATCCGGACCTTATCTATTTCCACAGATTCAAGGCGGCGCAGAGCAGCAATCTGACGTTTACCAGCTGGGAACACCTGCTGGAGCAACCTTATGAATCGTTGACCCTCACACAACTGGTAATCCATCGCTTTCGCGCGACCGATCAGGACAATGCAGATCTGCTGAGTCTGTACTGCGGCTTTTACACGGCCGGGCCGCAGGCCGAAAATTTCAATCAGAGCAATGAAGTGCGCCTGCTGGGTAGCGATGTTCTGAATGCATTCTGGAACATCGATTTCAGCACGCGTTACACCCATCAACTGACCACTTTCTGGCAGTCCTCGTCGAACGATTTCCGGACGCTGGCCAAGTGCAACTTCCTCAGCCTGGCAGTACAGGCGCTGCAAAAAGGTCAACTTGACGGCACTGATTTTCAGCGCGTAATCGACTCGGTGATAGGACCCGTTACCTGGCCCGTCACCCTTCAAATGCTACAAGCCACGCACCCGGTGAGTGGTGATGTGCGCGTGTTGGATCTCGATGGTCATGTCGCCATCCATGTACTGCGTCTGGTTGAGGACAATGGCCGGCAAACCCTCTTCTTACCCGGCGAAGCCCAACCCTTTCGGTTGATGGAAGATGATGCGGATCTGCACTGGTGGATACTTGAACAGATGAACACCGAGGATAAACGCAAGATTTTCATGAACCGCTTCCCGCTGACTGATCGCAATCAGATGAGCGAGAAACTGAATGATCTGATGACCCGCCTGGTGAGCAGCTGGGGACACAGTGATCACCGGATGATCAACCACAGCAACGTCACGATCAGCGGTGACGCGTTCACCTGGTTAAGCGATTCGACTCGTAGCGCCA
The sequence above is drawn from the Pseudomonas sp. FP2196 genome and encodes:
- a CDS encoding membrane-targeted effector domain-containing toxin, coding for MDGESMKSPEQRPLPNAADKESLKAIAATVVQMCPSLHDEAHQVAREWLARKNLTGIDPDRIYFHRFKAAQSSTRSFTGWEHIREKPYESMTLTQLVIHRFRATDQDNADLLDLYAGFYTDGPETEDFDHNNEIRLHGNEVLNAFWDIDFSTRYTDKLTAFWSAYADDFRTLAKSNFLSRAVQALDLKQLTGSDFQWIVGAVIGPITWPVTLAMLQSSHAVSSEVRAFDIDGHVATNLLRFVDPMGQQIVYLPGDTTAFVVKQTSADEHWWVLEQMNNDTRRQGFLSHFPLAERQQMTENITELMNRLVSTWGHADHHLINRHNLALSDDAFSVLRDATRSAMFAEASLSLTSNGDLRKKLWIGYLSAGLKVFGPMAAAGWPIALPVIGASIASMGLNIDQAVNGKTTSERKAGVLGAVLSGIDALFNIPFLKGTGSALEVGAQVDAAEAAEMADLNESASAWKPPAPLMDEPQSSIADEPPVTAPTIEPAWLPPTDSAAPPPVPDKYICNELLEGLDVQSDPGQFQGIFRLDTDPPFAILMNDNPYYVRFFGDSNEGGYWAIIDPDRPNQFVHSLPVRLNAAGEWERMQSLRLRGGGQCMGKPCAPDIALDTVEPIASEASVQPEVDSSTEVSRPLRIVNSAYDIEPTVRRSIKGWALNLNETHAHLIPNADGSLSMGDPFERYALGKRKLLQAGARKFFSNLPWITQPPRPPMPVISAQMSISDLVDRIFESASGLVVGETLDRIASMRFMIENMPALARHAKTLYLRGVLSDFAQVDLNRYVTTGTMSADLQTYLTSLGTDPAGRFNVLELVKAAKANGVRIQGIDCAASYKMKTPLSPYDEQMIGTYLASDFMTGDTYLNSPKKWVVLIGVQNTNTLRGLAGISEIKSGIGLRIEEVGVGNAMEVDIDPGIEVRRGSFSNGAAAQTNDVLRADIRLRIPAEPVNWNEDTLENLLHRRGMFMFRKTGEDYAVLHRSKQGMLVSTPVARLADGSVSLHRPEWPQVNDVRFTHIEQLSQRLTEMGLTLQSRLPD